The following is a genomic window from Sphingomonas sinipercae.
GGCGGCCTAACCCTCTACAACCAGGAGTACGATGGCTCAGCGGACGAGCCGGCGGCGTATCGCGAATTTCGCAAGCAGATCGCGGCCGCCGACGGCATCCTGTTCTGCACGCCGGAATATAATCGCGGTGTCCCGGGCGTGCTGAAGAATGCGATCGACGTCGGGTCTCGGCCGTATGGGCATAGCGTCTGGAACGGCAAACCGGCGGCGATCATCAGCGCTTCGCCCGGGGCAATCGGTGGCTTCGGCGCGAACCATCAGCTGCGCCAGGCCTGCGTGTTCCTTAACATGCCGGTGATGCAGCAGCCCGAGGCCTATCTGGGCAACGTCACCGACGACAGCTTCGATTCGAACGGCCAGCTGAAGGATGGGCCGCTCAAGGAATTCGTCGAAAAGATCGCGCACGCGTTCCACGATTGGGTCGACGTCATCCATCGCGCCCGTGCCGCGCTCGCCTGACAACGCTGGACTCGTTTCGCAGGCGTAGTAAGCTTGCGCATCAACAGAGGGGCTGAACGATGCGCTTTACCTGGCTTTCCCGCTACGAACCGCAAATTCACGCGATCCTGCGCATCATCAGCGGGCTCCTCTTCATGGAGCATGGGACTCAGAAGTTCCTGTCCTTCCCGGCCGGCCAATATGCTGGCTCGGGCCTCGCGCTCGACGGGCCGGGTGCTTACGCGGGAATCATCGAGCTAATCTGCGGTTTCCTGATCGCCATCGGCCTGTTCACCCGCCCCGCGGCCTTCCTCGCTTCGGGAACGATGGCGGTCGCTTACTGGATGGCGCACGCCCCGCAGGACCCGTTCCCGGTGAACAACATGGGCGACGCGGCGATCCTGTATTGCTTCGTCTTCCTGTTCCTCGCCGCGGCCGGAGCCGGGCCGTGGAGCGTCGACAATGCCCGGCGTGACGACACGCCTAGGTGACTTTCAGCCGAGCGTGGAAGCGCGGCTGGTCCCAGCTGGCTGAGTTGAGGATTTCGGTCAGCAATTCGGCCGCGCGAACGACTTCGGCATAACTGTTGTAGAGCGGCGCGAAGCCAAAGCGGATCAGGTTCGGCGCGCGGAAGTCGCCGATGACGCCGCCATCGATCAGGGCCTGCATGACCGCGTAGCCGTGCGGGTGGGCAAAGCTGACGTGGCTGCCGCGTGCGTCAGGTTCGCGCGGGCCGGCCAGTTCGACCTTGTCCCCGCAACCGCGCTCGACCTCCTCGATAAACAGCTGTGACAGCGCGCGTGACTTGGCCGCGACGGCGGACATTAGGATCCCGGAAAAGGTGTCGAGTCCGCAGTCAAGCGCGGCAAGCGCCAGGACCGACGGAGTGCCGGTCAGGTACTGGCCGATGCCATCGGCGGGCTGGTAGGATGCGCTGAACGCAAACGGATCGGCATGGCCCATCCAGCCCTGGAGCGGCGAATGCAGCTCCTTTTGCAGTTCCTCGGCGACGAACAGGAAGGCAGGCGCGCCGGGACCGCCGTTGAAATATTTATAGCCGCAGCCAACGGCGAGGTCGCAGCCGCTGCCGTTGAGGTCGAGTTCGACCGCGCCGGCGCTGTGCGAGAGGTCCCACAAGGTGAGCGCGCCGGCCGCCTTTGCGGCTGCGTTGACTGCAGCCATGTCGTACTTGGCGCCGCTGCGATAATCGACGTGCGTGAGCGTGACGACGGCGACGTCCGCATCGATGGCATCCGCAATGCCGCCCGCGGGCACGCGCCGCACTTCACAGCCGAGCAGGCTTGCAGCGCCCTCAATCACGTAAAGGTCGGTCGGGAAATTGGCGGCGTCGGTGACGATCACCCGGCGGTCGGGTCGCGCTCGAACGGCTGCGGTGAGCAACTTGAACAGGCACACTGAGGTCGAATCGGCGATCAGCAATTCGCCGTCCCTGGCGCCGACGATGGGCGCCAGCTTCGCGGCGACCCGGAACGGCGCTTCGATCCAGTCGTGCCCGGTCCAGCTGGCGATCAGGTCGTCGCCCCATTGGTGGCGGATCGTCTCGCCGACGCGGACGGCCGTCGCGACCGGCAGGGCGCCCAGCGAATTGCCGTCGAGATAGGTTTTGCCGGCCGGGAGGCGGAAGCGGTCTTTCGCGAATGCGAGCGGATCGCCGCGGTCGAGCGCGCGGGCGTCGTGCGGGGTCACAGCCGGGGCAGCGTCACGCCCCGCTGGCCCATATATTTGCCGGCACGGTCGGCGTAGCTGATCTCGCACGGCTCGTTGCCCTGCAGGAACAGGAACTGGCACGCGCCTTCATTCGCATACACCTTGGCGGGCAACGGGGTGGTGTTGGAAAATTCCAGCGTCACATGGCCTTCCCAGCCGGGCTCCAGCGGCGTGACGTTGACGATGATTCCGCAGCGCGCATAGGTCGACTTGCCAAGGCAGATGACGAGCACGTCGCGCGGCACCCGGAAATACTCGACCGTCCGCGCCAGGGCGAAGCTGTTGGGCGGAATGACGCATACGTCGGTCTTGCGGTCGACGAAGCTGTTGGCGGCGAAATCCTTGGGGTCGACGATGGCGCTGTCGACGTTGGTGAAAATCTTGAAATCATCGGACACGCGCGCGTCGTACCCATAGGAGGACAGGCCGTAGCTGATGCAGCCGTCGCGGCGCTGTCCCTCGACGAAGGGCTCGATCATCGCGTGGTTTTGCGCCTGTTCGCGAATCCAGCGGTCGGAAAGAATGGCCATGCTCCGCTGCCTAACCGGCGGCTTCCCGCCCTTCAATTTGGGCCAGATTATTTCTGTGGATGAGGCGGGCGGCTGAAAACTGCCGGATTCACATGCTATCCACAGGCGTGCTATGTTTGTTCTCGTTTGGCGCGGGCGAAAGCATCCGCCTAGGACAAGCGCATGGCAGAAATCGTACGTATCGCTGGGGCCGCCGAGCCCGTCGCACCATCCCTTCCGCAGAATGTCGAGGCGGAGGCGGCGCTGCTTGGCGCAATGATGATCGACAACCGGCTGGTCGAGGATATCGGCCTTAAGCTGAAGTCGCATCATTTCTTTGAGCCGCTGCACGGCCGTATCTACGATTCGATTCTTCGGCTGACCGACAAGAATATGGTCGCCAACCCGGTCACCCTGCGGCCGATGTTCGATGGCGACGAAGCGATGAAGGAGGTCGGGGGCGCGGCTTACCTGGCGCAGCTCACCGGCTCCGGCGCGGCCATCATCGGCGCCAAGGATTTCGCCCAGCAGATCTACGACCTGGCGCTGCTTCGCGCGCTCATCGGGGTTGGCCGCGAACTGGTCGAAAGCGCGCTCGACACCAGCGAGGAAGTGGCCCCGCTCGAGCAGATCGAGAAAGCCGAAACCGAACTTTACAAGGTCGCCGAAGAGGGTGGCGCGGAAGGTAAGGCCAAGTCCTTCGCCGAAGCCACCAAGACCGCACTTCAGACGGCCGAGCGCGCGCTTAACAGCGGCGGCCACCTGTCGGGCATCACCACCGGCCTCGACAGCATCAACGCCAAGATCGGCGGCCTGCACAAGTCCGACCTTATCATCGTCGCCGGCCGACCGGGCATGGGCAAGAGCTCGCTTGCCACCAACTGGGCGTTTGCGGCGGCGCAGCGCTTCCTTCGCGATTCCGAAGACGGGATCGAGCCGGGCAAGGGCGCCGGTGCCCCGGTCGCGCTTTTCAGCCTCGAAATGTCGGCCGACCAGCTGGCGACGCGTATCCTTGCCGAGCAGTCGGGGATCAGTTCCGAGAGCCTGCGCATGGGCAAGATCAGCCAGCAGGAATTCCGCTCGCTTGCCCGGGCCGCCGGAGAGCTTGAGAGCCTTCCACTGTACATCGACGACACGCCCGGCCTGACGATCGCGGCGCTTCGCGCCCGCGCCCGCCGGCTGAAGCGGCAGAAGAACATCGGCGTGGTCATCGTCGATTACCTGCAACTGCTCCAAGGCACCGGTCGCGGCGGTGCAAGCGAGAACCGAGTGCAGGAAATCTCGGAGATCAGCCGTGGCCTCAAGCAGCTGGCGAAAGAGCTCGACGTTCCGGTCATCGCGCTGTCGCAGCTCAGCCGCGCGGTCGAACAGCGCGAAGACAAGCGCCCGCAGCTTTCGGACCTGCGCGAATCGGGCTCGATCGAGCAGGACGCGGACATGGTCATGTTCATCTATCGCGAGGATTATTACCTCGCTTCCCGCCAGCCCGCCGATGATCACCCGGACTTCCCGGCCTGGCAGGAGGAGATGGGCCGGGTCTACGGCCTCGCCGAACTGATTGTCGCCAAGCAGCGGCACGGCGCCACCGGCAAGGTGCGGATGAAGTTCGATGCCCGCATCACCCGGTTCAGCGACCTGGTTGAAGATGCCTATCTGCCGGAGCAGCGCGGCTAGCCACGGTTGCGCTTGGCCAGCGATGGAATAAGGGAGCGGCAGGATCCTGCCGCAACCGGAGCATTACATGGCCGACCAGTTTGACGTGATTGTCCTTGGGTCGGGGCCGGGCGGATATGTCGCGGCGATCAGAGCGTCGCAGCTGGGCTTGAAGACCGCGATCGTCGAGCGGGAGCTGCTCGGCGGTATTTGCCTTAACTGGGGCTGCATTCCGACCAAGGCATTGCTGCGGTCGGCCGAAGTGTTTCACCAGATGCAAAATGCGGGTGCTTACGGGCTGTCGGCAGGGGGCGCGAGCTTCGACCTGGCCAAGGTCGTCCAGCGCAGCCGGGGCGTTGCCAAGCAGCTCAATCAGGGCGTCACGCACCTGATGAAGAAGAACAAGATTGACGTCCACATGGGTCAGGGCAAGCTGGCCGGGAAGGGCAAGCTGACGGTCACCGCCGAGGGCAAGTCGAGCGAGCTCCAGGCCAAGCATATTATCGTCGCGACGGGCGCGCGGGCGCGCGAGCTGCCGTTTGCAAAGGCCGACGGGAAGCGCATCTGGACCTATCGCACCGCGATGACCCCGCCGGAAATGCCGACCGAATTGCTGGTCATCGGATCCGGCGCGATCGGGATCGAATTCGCCAGCTTCTACAGCGACCTGGGCGCCAAGGTTACGGTGGTCGAAATGCTCGACCGGGTCGTCCCGGTCGAGGATAGCGAGGTTAGCGACTTCCTCGCCAAGCAGCTCAAGAAGCAGGGCATGACCCTGCTGACCAAGGCCGGCGTCGAAAGCCTAAAGGCCGATGGGACCGGGGTCGCGGCGACGATCAAGACCAGCGACGGCAAGGCCGCCGAGCACCGCTTCAGCCATGCCATCGTTGCCGTCGGGATCGTTCCCAACATCGAGAATATCGGGGTTGAGGAGCTCGGCCTGAAGACCACGAAGGGCCACATCGACACCGACGAGCATTGTCGGACCAACGTCCCGGGCGTGTGGGCCATCGGCGACGTTACCGCACCGCCCTGGCTTGCCCACAAGGCCAGCCACGAAGGCGTGATCGCGGCGGAGGCCATCGCGAAGGAATTGGGCAACACGGACGCGCATCCGCACGCGATGGATGCCAGGAATATCCCCGGCTGCACCTATTGCCGCCCGCAGGTGGCGTCGGTCGGTTACACCGAAGCCGCGGCCAAGGCGGCGGGCTTCGAGGTAAAGGTCGGCAAGTTCCCGTTTATCGGCAACGGCAAGGCCATCGCCTTGGGCGAGCCGGAAGGCTTCATTAAGACGGTGTTCGACGCCAAAACCGGCGAGTTGCTTGGCGCACATATGGTCGGGGCGGAGGTGACGGAGCTCATTCACGGCTACACCCTCGGCAAGACGGCGGAGCTGGTCGAACAGGACTTCTTCCAGACCGTCTATCCACACCCGACGCTAAGCGAAATGCTGCACGAAAGCGCGCTGATGGCGTACGGCCGAGTCATTCACGTTTGAAACAGGGGAATAAGATGAAGCGGTATCTGGCAGTTGCCTTGGCGACGCTTCTTTCATCGACTGTCTCGAGCGCGGCGACCCTGGTCACCGCGGACCGGATGC
Proteins encoded in this region:
- the lpdA gene encoding dihydrolipoyl dehydrogenase; this translates as MADQFDVIVLGSGPGGYVAAIRASQLGLKTAIVERELLGGICLNWGCIPTKALLRSAEVFHQMQNAGAYGLSAGGASFDLAKVVQRSRGVAKQLNQGVTHLMKKNKIDVHMGQGKLAGKGKLTVTAEGKSSELQAKHIIVATGARARELPFAKADGKRIWTYRTAMTPPEMPTELLVIGSGAIGIEFASFYSDLGAKVTVVEMLDRVVPVEDSEVSDFLAKQLKKQGMTLLTKAGVESLKADGTGVAATIKTSDGKAAEHRFSHAIVAVGIVPNIENIGVEELGLKTTKGHIDTDEHCRTNVPGVWAIGDVTAPPWLAHKASHEGVIAAEAIAKELGNTDAHPHAMDARNIPGCTYCRPQVASVGYTEAAAKAAGFEVKVGKFPFIGNGKAIALGEPEGFIKTVFDAKTGELLGAHMVGAEVTELIHGYTLGKTAELVEQDFFQTVYPHPTLSEMLHESALMAYGRVIHV
- a CDS encoding NADPH-dependent FMN reductase, whose product is MAPYKIAILVGSLRKDSINRKVARSICAIRDDSLECSMVDIGGLTLYNQEYDGSADEPAAYREFRKQIAAADGILFCTPEYNRGVPGVLKNAIDVGSRPYGHSVWNGKPAAIISASPGAIGGFGANHQLRQACVFLNMPVMQQPEAYLGNVTDDSFDSNGQLKDGPLKEFVEKIAHAFHDWVDVIHRARAALA
- the kynU gene encoding kynureninase; translation: MTPHDARALDRGDPLAFAKDRFRLPAGKTYLDGNSLGALPVATAVRVGETIRHQWGDDLIASWTGHDWIEAPFRVAAKLAPIVGARDGELLIADSTSVCLFKLLTAAVRARPDRRVIVTDAANFPTDLYVIEGAASLLGCEVRRVPAGGIADAIDADVAVVTLTHVDYRSGAKYDMAAVNAAAKAAGALTLWDLSHSAGAVELDLNGSGCDLAVGCGYKYFNGGPGAPAFLFVAEELQKELHSPLQGWMGHADPFAFSASYQPADGIGQYLTGTPSVLALAALDCGLDTFSGILMSAVAAKSRALSQLFIEEVERGCGDKVELAGPREPDARGSHVSFAHPHGYAVMQALIDGGVIGDFRAPNLIRFGFAPLYNSYAEVVRAAELLTEILNSASWDQPRFHARLKVT
- a CDS encoding DoxX family protein encodes the protein MRFTWLSRYEPQIHAILRIISGLLFMEHGTQKFLSFPAGQYAGSGLALDGPGAYAGIIELICGFLIAIGLFTRPAAFLASGTMAVAYWMAHAPQDPFPVNNMGDAAILYCFVFLFLAAAGAGPWSVDNARRDDTPR
- a CDS encoding replicative DNA helicase; translation: MAEIVRIAGAAEPVAPSLPQNVEAEAALLGAMMIDNRLVEDIGLKLKSHHFFEPLHGRIYDSILRLTDKNMVANPVTLRPMFDGDEAMKEVGGAAYLAQLTGSGAAIIGAKDFAQQIYDLALLRALIGVGRELVESALDTSEEVAPLEQIEKAETELYKVAEEGGAEGKAKSFAEATKTALQTAERALNSGGHLSGITTGLDSINAKIGGLHKSDLIIVAGRPGMGKSSLATNWAFAAAQRFLRDSEDGIEPGKGAGAPVALFSLEMSADQLATRILAEQSGISSESLRMGKISQQEFRSLARAAGELESLPLYIDDTPGLTIAALRARARRLKRQKNIGVVIVDYLQLLQGTGRGGASENRVQEISEISRGLKQLAKELDVPVIALSQLSRAVEQREDKRPQLSDLRESGSIEQDADMVMFIYREDYYLASRQPADDHPDFPAWQEEMGRVYGLAELIVAKQRHGATGKVRMKFDARITRFSDLVEDAYLPEQRG
- the dcd gene encoding dCTP deaminase; this translates as MAILSDRWIREQAQNHAMIEPFVEGQRRDGCISYGLSSYGYDARVSDDFKIFTNVDSAIVDPKDFAANSFVDRKTDVCVIPPNSFALARTVEYFRVPRDVLVICLGKSTYARCGIIVNVTPLEPGWEGHVTLEFSNTTPLPAKVYANEGACQFLFLQGNEPCEISYADRAGKYMGQRGVTLPRL